The following proteins are co-located in the Aquarana catesbeiana isolate 2022-GZ linkage group LG02, ASM4218655v1, whole genome shotgun sequence genome:
- the LOC141130078 gene encoding histone H2A, embryonic-like, with protein MSGRGKKVQKTAAGKSSRSAKAGLQFPVGRIHRFLKKGNYAERIGSGAGIYMAATLEYLCAEVLELAGNAARDNKKSRIMPRHIQLAVRNDEELAKLFAGVTIADGGVLPNIQAVLLPKKTLKSSQQSTVAESHDV; from the coding sequence ATGTCTGGCCGTGGAAAGAAGGTCCAAAAGACTGCAGCGGGCAAGTCCTCCAGGTCAGCTAAAGCAGGTCTCCAGTTCCCAGTAGGCCGCATCCACCGCTTTCTGAAGAAGGGAAACTATGCCGAGAGGATTGGCTCTGGAGCCGGCATCTACATGGCAGCCACTCTTGAATATCTGTGTGCAGAGGTCCTGGAGCTGGCAGGAAACGCAGCCAGAGACAACAAAAAATCCCGCATCATGCCCAGACACATCCAGCTGGCTGTCAGGAATGATGAGGAACTGGCCAAGCTGTTTGCTGGTGTTACCATTGCAGATGGGGGAGTCTTGCCCAACATCCAAGCTGTTCTGTTGCCAAAGAAGACCTTGAAATCCTCACAACAATCCACAGTTGCAGAGTCTCATGACGTTTAA